A genome region from Risungbinella massiliensis includes the following:
- a CDS encoding ParA family protein, whose product MAEIITLSIQKGGTGKSTTTGALAYLLSEKYGLKTLVVDFDPQGNQTEMLARTDTEEFENHTILEATELLDPRDYVVEITNNLYLIPSDDNLGIFPRRLFQRYFLKDDQGRALLDSDGEVQLSVDASLVLKRTLEPIQEYFDVILIDTPPMLSDYTANALIASTGCVVIYQTHKFCYTAVRRFLETVRDCQVQSNPDLKLYGILPSMTNKQRSDTTFYLEMIRKKYGDMVFKTTIKHQAAVARIPIFGLDPEENAELKKALEQFDHFAVELLDRIKNKTSYEITEELLERG is encoded by the coding sequence ATGGCAGAGATCATTACCCTATCAATACAAAAAGGGGGCACGGGCAAGTCGACAACTACTGGAGCTCTGGCGTATTTACTATCGGAGAAGTATGGTCTAAAAACTCTTGTTGTAGACTTTGACCCCCAGGGAAACCAAACGGAGATGTTGGCAAGAACAGACACGGAAGAGTTTGAAAATCATACGATTTTAGAAGCTACCGAGCTGCTGGATCCACGCGATTATGTCGTGGAAATAACCAACAATTTGTACTTGATTCCATCGGATGACAATCTAGGAATTTTCCCAAGAAGACTCTTCCAGCGATATTTTCTAAAAGATGATCAAGGGAGAGCTCTTTTAGATAGTGATGGAGAGGTACAACTTAGTGTTGATGCTTCTTTAGTTCTAAAACGGACTCTAGAGCCAATACAGGAGTATTTTGACGTGATTCTGATCGACACGCCTCCAATGTTAAGTGACTACACAGCGAACGCTCTAATAGCTTCTACCGGCTGCGTCGTGATCTACCAGACGCATAAATTTTGTTACACGGCCGTGCGCAGGTTTTTAGAAACAGTTCGAGATTGCCAGGTACAATCCAACCCAGATCTAAAGTTGTATGGCATTCTTCCCTCCATGACTAACAAGCAACGATCTGACACAACTTTTTACCTGGAAATGATTCGAAAAAAATATGGAGACATGGTATTCAAAACCACAATCAAACACCAGGCTGCTGTTGCTAGGATTCCGATTTTTGGTTTGGATCCGGAAGAGAATGCCGAACTAAAAAAAGCCCTGGAACAATTTGATCATTTCGCAGTTGAGCTATTAGACCGCATCAAGAATAAAACAAGTTACGAAATTACAGAGGAGTTGCTAGAGCGTGGCTAA
- a CDS encoding helix-turn-helix domain-containing protein, which yields MKKEKTIFSQRLRAARQRKKLTQKQLANHVGVVATTVVRWEQGKYEPDTDTITKIADLLGVTADYLIGMDGKKDPLAQLDLKKIRNDLVHKELTLNGITLEDQEQEEVRQLLTGILDRILRSSN from the coding sequence ATGAAAAAAGAAAAAACAATTTTTTCCCAACGACTTAGAGCGGCGAGACAGAGAAAAAAACTAACTCAAAAACAGTTAGCCAATCATGTAGGGGTTGTTGCTACAACAGTAGTTAGATGGGAACAGGGGAAATACGAACCTGATACAGATACAATCACAAAAATAGCCGACCTATTAGGAGTAACAGCCGACTATTTGATAGGTATGGATGGAAAAAAAGATCCACTTGCTCAGCTGGATCTGAAAAAAATTCGAAATGATTTGGTTCATAAAGAATTAACTTTAAATGGAATTACATTAGAAGATCAAGAACAAGAAGAAGTCAGGCAACTTCTAACAGGTATTTTAGATCGTATATTACGCTCGTCTAACTAA
- a CDS encoding tetratricopeptide repeat protein yields the protein MLSKLGVTQTDLEKVIQKIQQEEHILLMTLRSAESQIRHAGSCSTLKQIQMDPKHRLQPYLNYLLGKHHLRGNFQTATYYFEKAIDLANKLRDYDVRLNIPALSYLDLGLLSYQNNNIQLSLHYTEKGMDSFFKGGERTDIFNVLQYNRALFLYQLGNIERANGILDSLYSRINSISRIQVRAQVYELKALICLDQKEYEKGKKLCDEAIQLSHETESADVSCNIWTTIGLISSELKCQLINAENCFLTALSFEKSLKRRNKIALAYMSMGKLYIKLDRLEEAKRNIEKGISIAEKHNDMLLLVDGLESLAYYWSYLGDIDHSIELYQRALHISNKHNFIKKTEKIKTYLSKLERRDDHVQHTRSRGVLNKCLANCHL from the coding sequence TTGTTATCCAAACTTGGGGTTACGCAAACAGATCTGGAAAAGGTCATCCAGAAAATACAACAAGAAGAACATATTTTATTGATGACTCTAAGGTCAGCAGAGTCGCAAATTCGGCACGCTGGTTCCTGTTCTACTCTAAAACAAATACAAATGGACCCAAAACATCGCTTACAGCCTTATTTAAACTACTTATTAGGTAAACATCACCTGCGAGGTAACTTTCAAACTGCTACCTATTACTTTGAAAAAGCGATCGATCTAGCAAATAAATTGAGAGATTATGATGTTCGTTTAAATATACCTGCCTTATCCTATTTGGATCTTGGACTGCTTTCTTACCAAAACAACAATATCCAGTTATCCTTACACTACACTGAAAAAGGTATGGACTCTTTTTTCAAAGGTGGTGAAAGAACAGATATTTTCAACGTTCTCCAGTACAATCGTGCTCTGTTCTTATATCAGCTTGGAAATATAGAAAGAGCAAATGGGATTTTAGATAGCCTCTACAGCAGGATCAACTCTATATCCCGAATTCAAGTAAGAGCACAGGTTTACGAACTAAAAGCTCTAATCTGTTTAGATCAAAAAGAATACGAAAAAGGAAAAAAACTATGTGACGAGGCAATTCAACTGTCTCATGAAACTGAGTCCGCAGATGTCTCTTGTAATATTTGGACCACAATTGGACTAATCTCATCAGAATTAAAGTGCCAACTAATCAATGCAGAAAACTGTTTTCTAACAGCTCTGTCTTTTGAAAAAAGCCTGAAAAGAAGAAACAAAATAGCTTTAGCTTATATGTCGATGGGGAAACTATATATTAAGTTAGATCGTTTGGAGGAAGCAAAAAGAAACATTGAAAAAGGAATCTCCATAGCCGAAAAACACAATGACATGCTTTTATTGGTAGATGGATTAGAATCGTTGGCATATTATTGGAGCTATTTAGGTGATATTGATCATTCCATTGAGCTATATCAAAGAGCATTGCATATCTCAAACAAGCATAACTTTATTAAGAAAACTGAAAAAATCAAAACATATTTATCTAAACTAGAAAGGAGGGATGATCATGTACAACATACCAGATCCAGAGGAGTCCTAAATAAATGCCTTGCTAATTGCCACCTATAG
- a CDS encoding helix-turn-helix domain-containing protein → MNLNALVSLRRKNKITQTQMAEALGCGQSDYQRMESGKYRIKAVDLPVIAAKLNISLNELVNLLFCSQKSA, encoded by the coding sequence ATGAATTTAAATGCTTTGGTTTCCTTGAGAAGGAAAAATAAAATCACTCAAACACAAATGGCCGAAGCGCTAGGTTGTGGCCAAAGCGATTACCAACGGATGGAGAGCGGAAAGTATCGCATTAAAGCAGTAGATCTTCCTGTGATTGCCGCTAAGTTGAACATTTCTCTGAATGAGTTGGTCAATCTCCTTTTTTGCAGCCAAAAAAGTGCTTAA
- a CDS encoding DUF4352 domain-containing protein: MKKVLASTALIATLLAGCTTEVETVGPDKTTVNKPAEQQQQQAKVYKLGETVKVDGLEIQITSAKYTKPAEYGPAKNGKVLTLEVATSNTGQTQALVDNVAFNLYDKDGNKMEPYFSYDEMAITGQVNAGKKLNGKLYYDVKEGEKFELVYVPMLSMDQKEIKFEIIPSK, translated from the coding sequence ATGAAGAAAGTATTAGCATCTACAGCACTCATCGCTACGCTTTTAGCTGGATGCACAACAGAAGTGGAAACGGTTGGACCAGACAAAACAACAGTAAACAAACCAGCAGAGCAACAGCAACAACAAGCAAAGGTTTATAAGCTCGGGGAAACCGTGAAAGTGGATGGACTAGAAATACAGATCACATCTGCAAAATACACCAAACCCGCTGAATATGGACCAGCTAAAAACGGAAAGGTTCTCACCTTAGAAGTAGCAACCAGTAACACAGGACAAACCCAGGCACTAGTTGATAATGTTGCTTTTAACTTGTACGACAAAGACGGGAACAAGATGGAACCATATTTCTCCTATGATGAAATGGCTATTACTGGACAAGTGAATGCGGGTAAAAAGCTAAACGGGAAATTGTACTATGACGTTAAAGAAGGAGAAAAATTTGAACTTGTATACGTTCCGATGCTTTCTATGGATCAAAAGGAAATCAAGTTCGAAATCATTCCATCTAAATAA
- a CDS encoding ERF family protein, producing MQTSEKIGNIAAALCQFQGTVSNPKKDSVNPHFRSKYADLDAIITAIRPALLETGLSFIQNQVRDEQGNIGVYTMILHKSGEFFQLDPVYVTLDKKTAQGIGSALTYAKRYSLSMAFGIAADEDDDANSITPPPNQPQRMQNKPQPQTKQKPAQQPKQEAQPTGSKPQGMANETQRKKIFALGNNLKLNNDEIKEIVLARTKKQSTKELTTKEASDLIEYLEKEKLVKAFKGGVA from the coding sequence ATGCAAACAAGCGAAAAGATTGGCAATATCGCCGCTGCTCTTTGCCAGTTTCAAGGTACTGTAAGCAATCCGAAGAAAGACAGCGTAAACCCTCACTTCCGTAGCAAGTACGCCGATTTGGATGCAATCATCACAGCGATCCGTCCGGCACTTCTTGAAACTGGATTATCTTTCATTCAGAACCAAGTGAGAGATGAGCAAGGAAACATCGGAGTCTATACCATGATCCTTCATAAGAGCGGTGAATTCTTCCAACTTGATCCTGTGTACGTAACACTTGATAAGAAGACAGCCCAAGGGATTGGATCGGCTTTAACTTATGCAAAACGCTATTCACTAAGCATGGCGTTTGGGATCGCAGCAGATGAAGACGATGACGCAAACAGCATCACACCACCGCCGAATCAACCACAACGAATGCAGAACAAACCACAGCCACAAACAAAACAGAAACCAGCACAACAGCCGAAGCAAGAAGCACAGCCAACAGGAAGCAAGCCTCAAGGAATGGCCAATGAGACGCAACGCAAAAAGATCTTCGCATTAGGTAACAACTTAAAATTGAACAACGATGAGATCAAAGAAATAGTGCTTGCTCGTACGAAGAAACAGAGCACGAAAGAGCTGACAACCAAGGAAGCAAGCGACCTGATCGAATACCTGGAAAAAGAAAAACTCGTCAAAGCGTTCAAAGGAGGTGTGGCGTAA
- a CDS encoding ArpU family phage packaging/lysis transcriptional regulator translates to MGAALKYKKADYRKDVEAMLRSYHWLNEMVQEQNKNLMPSCTSSAGDDGIRGYSEFISPTEKMGVKRADNFYKANLVLINESLRKLSFKERIVIQETYLREDKQPVLEVCFRLGMKERSYYRLKREAIEKLAYWMDFK, encoded by the coding sequence GTGGGAGCAGCATTAAAATATAAAAAAGCAGATTACCGAAAAGATGTAGAGGCAATGCTACGATCCTACCATTGGCTAAATGAGATGGTGCAAGAACAAAACAAAAATCTAATGCCCTCCTGCACTTCATCTGCTGGTGATGATGGAATTAGAGGTTATAGCGAATTTATATCACCTACTGAGAAGATGGGTGTTAAAAGAGCAGATAACTTTTATAAAGCGAATCTGGTGTTGATTAATGAGTCGCTAAGAAAGCTGTCCTTTAAAGAACGTATCGTGATCCAAGAAACATATCTTAGAGAAGATAAACAACCAGTCCTAGAAGTATGCTTCCGCTTAGGAATGAAGGAACGGAGCTACTACCGACTAAAGAGAGAAGCAATAGAGAAACTAGCTTATTGGATGGATTTCAAATAA
- a CDS encoding helix-turn-helix domain-containing protein: MRVKINLSEALGRKKMSQRQLSIQSGIRYPTIQALYHETAKRIEFSHLIKICEILECTPGELFEIIPDTGGGNEDGK, from the coding sequence ATGAGGGTGAAGATTAACTTATCAGAAGCGCTTGGTAGAAAGAAAATGAGTCAAAGGCAATTATCTATACAAAGTGGAATTAGATACCCAACTATTCAGGCTCTGTATCATGAAACAGCTAAACGTATTGAATTTAGCCATCTAATCAAGATCTGCGAAATATTGGAATGTACTCCTGGAGAATTGTTTGAGATAATACCAGATACTGGAGGCGGAAACGAAGATGGAAAATAA
- a CDS encoding MFS transporter codes for MDLISVFSQGWVLFYILAGALIVAAIAFFAPADVEYPNHKRVPNPIVRAFYSVGFFIADFGPMIVNLFNVVYINLRKLFAFIVGLLIEIGTVLVLISTIYFSFSHSVELLRRAGATGGLEYVGVLMWEIVFISSTASLTKIAMQKTWKVNWWYLGFSLAGFALGIAFVLWSNITGMSDTTGGLIIGIFTPVLLIVAEGVLAFRYKSEFEEEEEKKSNTSNMEMETSNKVESNSKVEVENSSKLETSNDVENTSSQIEASNQLEVENASKLENSTTVESDSKTELETSNKQDMESPSNSENTLESKDSPDMETTSNKVENSSNMEEKVEEENSNQVDTTTSNKVEEQPEVVEEENSSKEDMTSNVEAKTSKLETSSKAKKSSKKTKMEAKSSNKMENSILEMKVENPTSPVEWAIYLHQRDGELPGRPTLMKKSGCSDWIARKTLSELKSKIS; via the coding sequence GTGGATTTAATAAGTGTTTTTTCTCAAGGATGGGTGCTGTTCTATATACTAGCTGGCGCATTGATCGTAGCAGCTATTGCATTTTTCGCACCTGCCGACGTTGAATACCCAAACCATAAGCGAGTACCAAATCCAATTGTCCGTGCTTTCTATTCTGTCGGATTTTTCATTGCAGACTTTGGTCCGATGATCGTGAATCTGTTCAATGTTGTCTATATCAACTTGCGGAAATTATTCGCTTTTATCGTCGGTCTCTTGATAGAAATCGGTACGGTTCTCGTGTTGATCAGTACTATCTATTTTAGTTTCTCCCATTCTGTCGAATTACTACGTCGTGCAGGGGCGACTGGAGGACTCGAATACGTTGGTGTTTTAATGTGGGAGATTGTATTCATTTCATCAACGGCTTCATTAACCAAAATTGCAATGCAAAAAACCTGGAAGGTGAATTGGTGGTATCTCGGATTTTCTCTTGCTGGTTTTGCTCTTGGGATCGCCTTCGTTCTATGGTCTAATATCACCGGAATGAGCGACACCACGGGTGGATTAATTATAGGTATTTTTACTCCAGTTCTTTTGATCGTTGCTGAAGGTGTATTGGCCTTTCGATATAAATCAGAGTTCGAAGAAGAGGAAGAGAAAAAATCTAACACCTCCAATATGGAGATGGAGACCTCCAACAAGGTGGAGAGTAACTCCAAGGTGGAGGTGGAGAATTCCTCCAAACTGGAGACCTCCAACGACGTGGAGAACACCTCCAGCCAGATCGAAGCCTCCAACCAATTGGAGGTAGAAAATGCATCCAAACTGGAGAACTCCACCACAGTGGAGAGTGACTCCAAAACAGAACTGGAGACCTCCAATAAACAAGATATGGAGAGCCCCTCCAATTCAGAAAACACCTTAGAATCAAAAGATTCTCCTGACATGGAGACCACCTCCAACAAGGTAGAGAATAGCTCTAATATGGAGGAGAAGGTGGAGGAGGAAAACTCTAACCAAGTGGACACCACCACCTCCAATAAGGTGGAGGAACAACCTGAAGTGGTGGAGGAGGAAAACTCCAGCAAAGAAGATATGACCTCCAATGTAGAAGCGAAAACCTCCAAACTGGAGACCTCCAGCAAAGCAAAAAAATCCTCCAAGAAAACAAAGATGGAGGCGAAATCCTCCAACAAGATGGAGAACTCCATTCTGGAGATGAAGGTGGAGAATCCGACCTCTCCAGTTGAGTGGGCAATTTACCTCCACCAGCGAGATGGAGAATTACCAGGACGACCAACCCTCATGAAAAAATCTGGATGCAGCGACTGGATCGCACGAAAAACATTAAGCGAGTTAAAAAGCAAAATTAGCTAA
- a CDS encoding RusA family crossover junction endodeoxyribonuclease, which produces MIQYEVPGRAVPAVRMTQKSKWTNPQAQRYLTYKRDAGWYARQATKAMLEGEIEVVIKVYLWRNLRSDADNLAKSLLDSANGICFKDDSQVMKLTVEKIRVKKELEQRAEVTIIEREVKTA; this is translated from the coding sequence ATGATCCAATACGAAGTTCCAGGCAGGGCTGTTCCCGCTGTAAGAATGACGCAAAAGAGCAAATGGACCAATCCCCAAGCACAACGATATCTGACATACAAGCGAGATGCAGGATGGTATGCACGCCAAGCAACCAAAGCCATGCTAGAGGGCGAGATTGAGGTAGTGATCAAAGTTTATCTTTGGAGAAATCTTCGGAGCGATGCAGATAACCTAGCCAAAAGCCTGCTTGATTCGGCTAATGGCATTTGTTTCAAAGATGATAGTCAGGTAATGAAGCTCACAGTTGAAAAAATCAGAGTAAAAAAAGAACTTGAGCAACGAGCCGAGGTCACCATTATAGAACGAGAGGTGAAAACGGCATGA
- a CDS encoding coiled-coil domain-containing protein has protein sequence MFFDFFGSSSNTDTSNDREQRERERKRDKLKDEIRDLKNDIEHSKDRIRKEEMHLETYEDDLKSNEDDLADWKRKNTKWGRISITADRTLKNVCESEIERLEKVIRKQKNLIDSIKRDLRDEERELEKKKSELRYL, from the coding sequence ATGTTTTTTGATTTCTTTGGTAGTAGTTCCAACACCGATACTAGTAATGATAGGGAACAACGAGAGCGAGAAAGAAAGCGGGATAAATTAAAAGATGAGATTCGTGATCTGAAAAATGATATTGAACATTCTAAAGATCGTATTAGAAAAGAAGAAATGCACCTGGAGACTTACGAAGATGATTTAAAAAGTAATGAAGATGACTTGGCGGATTGGAAGCGCAAAAATACAAAGTGGGGTAGGATTTCGATAACAGCGGATCGTACACTCAAGAATGTTTGTGAATCGGAGATCGAGCGGTTAGAAAAGGTTATTAGGAAACAAAAGAATTTGATCGATAGTATCAAACGGGATCTTAGAGACGAAGAACGTGAGCTGGAAAAAAAGAAATCAGAATTGAGATACTTATAA
- the dnaI gene encoding primosomal protein DnaI, with protein sequence MKEVTAQINKLFPNRRFPSVDERLNELMSHLSIRSFQKENPDIPQEVYRRSLHTLSQYVREQGNCAACQGLETCGNMVTGHESELVTSHNYLDVRMKKCNRLKSYENMQKRKELLKSHKIPKSVLGATFQDIEFDERANVIMEAMQYCSLFDDGIPKQGLYLYGSFGVGKSHIAGAIAHYITGVGLDVFMAYVPDLVNEVYASIQKKTTSQLLDAIKQVKVLILDDIGAETMSPWFRDDVLGAVLQHRMAEELTTIFTSNLTLEELEKHLSYTQKGGHEPIKAGRIMERIRHYVKPLYVTGPNRRPGVV encoded by the coding sequence ATGAAAGAAGTTACAGCGCAAATAAACAAGCTATTCCCTAATAGGAGATTTCCTTCTGTAGATGAGCGATTGAACGAGTTGATGAGTCACCTTTCAATCAGATCCTTCCAAAAAGAAAACCCTGATATTCCTCAAGAGGTTTACAGACGGTCACTGCACACCCTAAGCCAATATGTAAGAGAACAAGGGAATTGTGCTGCGTGCCAGGGACTAGAAACGTGTGGAAATATGGTTACTGGGCATGAATCGGAGTTAGTAACATCTCATAACTATCTAGACGTTCGGATGAAGAAATGCAATCGATTGAAATCATACGAAAATATGCAAAAGCGGAAAGAGCTTCTAAAAAGTCACAAGATACCAAAAAGCGTGTTAGGAGCTACCTTCCAAGATATCGAGTTTGATGAAAGAGCCAATGTGATCATGGAAGCGATGCAGTATTGTAGTTTGTTTGATGATGGGATTCCAAAGCAAGGATTGTATCTATACGGATCATTTGGAGTAGGAAAAAGCCATATTGCTGGAGCGATTGCCCATTATATTACAGGCGTTGGGCTTGATGTTTTCATGGCATATGTACCGGATCTGGTCAATGAAGTGTACGCTTCCATTCAAAAAAAGACCACCAGCCAATTGCTCGATGCGATTAAACAAGTAAAGGTTTTGATTTTGGATGATATAGGCGCAGAAACAATGAGTCCTTGGTTCCGAGATGATGTACTTGGAGCAGTCCTCCAACATCGTATGGCAGAAGAACTCACTACTATATTTACTTCTAACTTGACTCTGGAAGAGCTAGAAAAACACCTTTCTTATACTCAAAAAGGTGGACATGAACCAATCAAGGCAGGACGGATCATGGAAAGGATTAGGCACTACGTGAAGCCTCTGTATGTAACAGGACCAAATCGAAGACCAGGGGTGGTCTAG
- a CDS encoding helix-turn-helix domain-containing protein, translating into MKGNMLHVYLTIAMHLDKSGEGWPTQQRIAEMCEINRDTVGTAIKKLVKEGFIEAEKVRSKGKFDNTVYKIKFAPKVSENNHAEKPDMVKTEENKHSHHAGKTVTEKPSRKNRHGKSDTKEDISFKKDPSFKKDFDDEEASPIWETDNQYLALRSTFTSVGADDIKKHEEHHNKFLEAIQKVGFPDLIGAASKYIKATGKNAQIVLFLSGLFNEYLDKPKKQKVTHLPTKNKDNSDLPESVRNQEEGKTSNDDLTDEEFEKMKAQLHAKMKKMDENFERRKAAK; encoded by the coding sequence TTGAAAGGTAACATGCTCCATGTTTATCTCACCATTGCTATGCATCTAGATAAATCTGGTGAAGGCTGGCCAACTCAACAACGCATTGCCGAAATGTGTGAAATCAATCGTGACACTGTTGGAACTGCCATCAAAAAACTGGTTAAAGAAGGATTTATCGAAGCTGAAAAAGTGCGTTCAAAAGGAAAATTCGATAACACTGTCTATAAGATCAAGTTTGCACCAAAAGTATCGGAAAATAACCATGCGGAAAAACCCGACATGGTAAAAACCGAGGAAAATAAACATTCCCACCATGCGGGAAAAACCGTCACGGAAAAACCGTCACGGAAAAACCGTCACGGAAAATCCGACACTAAGGAAGATATATCTTTTAAGAAAGATCCATCTTTTAAGAAAGATTTTGATGATGAGGAGGCTTCGCCGATCTGGGAAACAGATAATCAATATTTGGCATTAAGAAGCACATTTACATCTGTAGGAGCAGATGACATAAAAAAACATGAAGAGCACCACAACAAGTTTTTAGAAGCTATTCAAAAAGTAGGTTTCCCAGACTTAATTGGTGCAGCTAGTAAATACATAAAAGCTACTGGGAAAAATGCTCAAATTGTTCTTTTCTTGTCTGGACTCTTTAATGAGTATCTAGACAAACCAAAAAAGCAAAAAGTTACCCATTTACCAACTAAAAACAAAGATAACTCTGATTTACCAGAATCTGTTCGTAATCAGGAAGAAGGGAAAACCTCAAACGACGATCTAACAGATGAAGAGTTTGAGAAGATGAAAGCGCAACTCCATGCCAAGATGAAGAAAATGGACGAGAATTTCGAGCGAAGAAAAGCTGCTAAATAA
- a CDS encoding helix-turn-helix domain-containing protein: protein MKSIKSNPQVIDSVHHYFMKGINYKDIARKIGISRVTVERIVHQERSKHPDKWLRKKHRQTPIYNAKGKMIYDPEFHPNHGKPFTEEEKEYMCKFHEIDGFQSIGYALGRTTVAIRDMIKWLKKNGLYEYYKHLNKHYCGTAS, encoded by the coding sequence ATGAAATCAATAAAAAGTAACCCCCAAGTAATAGATTCTGTCCATCATTATTTCATGAAAGGCATTAATTACAAGGATATTGCTCGCAAAATTGGAATATCACGAGTTACGGTTGAACGGATCGTACATCAAGAGAGATCCAAACATCCTGATAAGTGGTTAAGAAAAAAACATCGACAGACTCCAATTTATAACGCTAAAGGGAAAATGATTTACGACCCAGAGTTTCATCCAAATCACGGGAAGCCCTTCACAGAAGAAGAGAAAGAATACATGTGCAAGTTCCATGAAATCGATGGTTTTCAATCAATAGGATATGCATTAGGGAGAACAACGGTGGCTATTAGAGATATGATCAAGTGGCTAAAAAAGAATGGTCTATATGAGTATTACAAGCATCTCAACAAGCATTATTGCGGAACAGCATCTTAG
- a CDS encoding single-stranded DNA-binding protein — MINRIILVGRLTRDPELRYTPSGAAVTKFNIAVDRKYTNQKGERETDFIPIVVWQKLAENCANYLAKGSLVGVDGRLQINQYEKEGQTHRSPQVVAEDVRFLDRKKDGDGSQKQKQDDPFAGIGTEVNYDDLPF; from the coding sequence GTGATAAACCGGATAATCCTTGTTGGCCGCCTAACCCGTGATCCTGAATTGCGTTATACCCCATCAGGCGCAGCAGTTACCAAATTCAATATTGCAGTAGATCGTAAGTACACCAACCAAAAGGGAGAACGAGAAACAGATTTTATCCCAATTGTAGTCTGGCAGAAGTTAGCTGAAAACTGCGCTAACTATCTGGCTAAAGGGTCATTAGTCGGCGTAGATGGTCGCCTACAGATCAACCAGTATGAGAAAGAAGGGCAGACCCATAGAAGCCCACAAGTAGTAGCCGAAGACGTACGGTTCTTGGATCGCAAGAAAGACGGCGATGGCAGCCAGAAACAAAAACAAGACGATCCATTTGCTGGTATTGGCACAGAAGTTAACTATGATGACTTACCTTTTTAG
- a CDS encoding DNA cytosine methyltransferase, with protein sequence MRVLDLFSGIGGFRLGMEAAGHQAIGWVEIDKHARKSYEAIHQPEGEWTHDDIRTIDYRDVPRADIWTFGFPCQDISVAGNQAGFGGERSSLFFAVTKLLRQIKAWNPKRMPSYLLIENVKNFLSVNGGWDFLLAQAELDEIGYDCEWQLLNSKDFGVPQNRERVFIVGHLRGRGTRKVFPLERQSREAHCKLAGRLALPGKDQWNRVYDPKGLGPTLTTMQGGRQEPKVTDGYRIRKLTPRECFRLQGFPDWAFDRAKENGVSDSQLYKQAGNSVTVNVIYEIAKRMQIEETAKEA encoded by the coding sequence ATGAGAGTTTTAGACCTCTTTAGTGGGATCGGCGGTTTTCGCCTAGGGATGGAAGCAGCTGGACACCAAGCCATTGGATGGGTAGAGATCGACAAGCACGCAAGAAAATCATATGAGGCTATACATCAGCCGGAAGGAGAATGGACACACGATGACATTCGAACAATTGACTATCGAGATGTTCCTAGAGCCGACATCTGGACATTCGGATTTCCCTGCCAAGACATCAGCGTTGCAGGAAACCAAGCAGGATTTGGTGGCGAAAGATCCTCTCTCTTCTTTGCAGTCACTAAGCTCTTACGCCAAATCAAAGCATGGAATCCCAAAAGAATGCCTTCCTACCTTCTCATTGAAAACGTTAAAAACTTTCTATCAGTTAATGGCGGATGGGACTTCCTCCTTGCCCAAGCTGAACTGGATGAAATCGGGTACGACTGTGAATGGCAGCTTCTCAACTCTAAAGATTTCGGAGTCCCCCAAAATCGCGAAAGAGTATTCATTGTCGGACATCTTAGAGGACGAGGTACACGAAAAGTATTTCCTCTCGAAAGACAAAGCAGAGAAGCTCATTGTAAACTCGCTGGCAGGTTAGCGCTACCTGGAAAGGATCAGTGGAATAGGGTCTATGATCCAAAAGGATTAGGACCAACTCTCACAACTATGCAGGGTGGTAGACAAGAACCAAAAGTAACGGATGGATACAGAATCCGAAAACTAACACCAAGAGAATGCTTTAGACTCCAAGGCTTTCCAGATTGGGCGTTTGATCGAGCAAAAGAGAATGGCGTATCAGATAGCCAGCTTTATAAGCAAGCCGGAAACAGCGTGACCGTCAATGTGATTTATGAGATAGCAAAGCGGATGCAGATAGAAGAGACAGCCAAAGAGGCATAA